The Armatimonadota bacterium genome includes a region encoding these proteins:
- a CDS encoding ThiF family adenylyltransferase encodes MSERLISHSADLQRLRDEGYDIEVRSGYLLLKDVPYVGADRKIRRGILAAELTLSGDVATAPSTHVAYFAGDHPCDRDGNEIGQIKHGSSPRPVDEVLMLNHSFSSKPPAGYPDYHEMMAAYVAIICSPAHSIDPTATARTFPVVEPEDEDSPFAYIDTASSRAGITAASARLRGRIAIVGLGGTGSYVLDLVAKTPVREIHLFDGDVFSQHNAFRSPGAPSVAELKARPRKVDHFFQLYTRMHRHIVPHGVFVEASNVDELSGMDFVFLCLDGGPAKRPIVEKLEALGTSFVDVGMGLGEEDGAVSGILRVTTSTADRRDHVRARNRIPFTDGGPNEYAKNIQIADLNALNAALAVIKWKKLCGFYLDQERELNSVYAVAGNVIINEDKE; translated from the coding sequence ATGTCAGAGCGACTAATAAGTCATAGCGCCGACCTGCAGCGGCTGCGCGACGAGGGCTATGACATCGAGGTCCGGTCCGGGTACCTGCTGCTCAAGGACGTTCCCTACGTCGGTGCCGACCGGAAGATCAGACGGGGCATACTGGCCGCCGAACTGACCCTCTCAGGCGACGTCGCGACGGCCCCGAGCACCCACGTCGCCTACTTCGCCGGAGACCATCCCTGCGACCGCGACGGGAACGAGATCGGCCAGATCAAGCACGGGAGCAGTCCGAGGCCGGTAGACGAGGTCCTCATGCTCAACCACTCGTTCTCAAGCAAGCCGCCTGCGGGCTACCCGGACTACCACGAGATGATGGCGGCCTACGTCGCGATCATCTGCAGCCCGGCCCACTCCATCGATCCGACGGCCACCGCCAGGACGTTCCCCGTGGTCGAGCCTGAGGATGAGGATTCGCCGTTTGCATACATCGACACGGCGTCGAGCCGGGCCGGCATCACGGCGGCCTCCGCCCGGCTCCGGGGGCGTATCGCCATAGTCGGCCTGGGAGGAACGGGGTCCTACGTCCTGGACCTCGTCGCCAAGACGCCGGTCCGGGAAATCCACCTCTTCGACGGAGACGTCTTCTCTCAGCACAACGCCTTCCGATCGCCCGGTGCGCCGTCGGTCGCCGAACTGAAGGCCAGGCCCCGGAAGGTGGACCACTTCTTTCAGCTCTATACGCGAATGCACAGGCACATCGTTCCTCACGGCGTGTTCGTCGAGGCGTCCAACGTCGATGAGCTCTCAGGGATGGACTTCGTGTTCCTGTGTCTCGACGGTGGACCGGCGAAGAGGCCGATCGTCGAGAAGCTGGAAGCGCTGGGGACTTCCTTCGTCGACGTCGGGATGGGACTCGGCGAAGAGGATGGGGCCGTATCCGGGATCCTGCGCGTCACGACGAGCACCGCGGACCGGAGGGACCACGTTCGCGCCCGGAACAGGATACCGTTCACGGACGGTGGCCCCAACGAATACGCGAAGAACATCCAGATCGCCGATCTGAACGCCCTGAACGCTGCCCTCGCCGTCATCAAGTGGAAGAAGCTGTGCGGCTTCTACCTGGACCAGGAGAGGGAGCTCAACAGCGTCTACGCCGTTGCCGGCAACGTCATCATCAACGAGGACAAGGAATGA
- a CDS encoding multiubiquitin domain-containing protein, producing the protein MEDTQQNVTAERVHEKETAIVVNGRRKVVAGKDISFAQVVALAFDPPPTGDNVIFTVTYRNGQGQKPEGTLVDGESVRVKDGMIFDVRATNKS; encoded by the coding sequence ATGGAAGACACACAGCAAAACGTGACCGCCGAACGGGTGCACGAGAAGGAAACCGCCATCGTCGTGAACGGCCGGCGAAAGGTCGTGGCCGGCAAGGATATCTCGTTCGCGCAGGTCGTCGCTCTGGCCTTCGACCCGCCTCCGACGGGCGATAACGTCATATTCACCGTCACCTACCGGAACGGGCAGGGCCAGAAGCCCGAGGGAACCCTGGTTGACGGCGAATCGGTCAGGGTGAAGGACGGAATGATCTTCGATGTCAGAGCGACTAATAAGTCATAG
- a CDS encoding DUF3892 domain-containing protein has product MVQVTQIHFAGGSQHEHIAAVRWLNPEDGSAGQNTREEMVAWLRKPGSRATVSDGSRTVEVGIVEAHPPYLRTHADGAWTDNLLALPRF; this is encoded by the coding sequence ATGGTACAGGTCACGCAGATCCATTTTGCCGGCGGCTCGCAGCACGAGCACATCGCCGCCGTCCGTTGGCTCAATCCGGAGGACGGGAGCGCTGGCCAGAACACGCGCGAGGAAATGGTCGCGTGGCTTCGTAAGCCCGGCAGCCGCGCCACCGTGTCGGACGGCAGCCGCACGGTGGAAGTGGGGATCGTCGAGGCCCACCCGCCGTACCTGCGGACCCACGCGGACGGCGCGTGGACCGACAACCTGCTGGCCCTCCCCCGGTTCTGA
- a CDS encoding helix-turn-helix domain-containing protein: MSLLEYVAQRIRALRTARGLSQEALAKSLAVATNTVSRWETGAYRPSIEDLDKLARFFRVSVLEFFPQEDQPANAPVAALLRAAKDLPEQDILELRRFAEFRQAQALLRDGSKKRPGRKRKEA; the protein is encoded by the coding sequence ATGAGCCTGCTGGAGTACGTCGCGCAGAGGATCCGCGCCCTGAGAACGGCCAGGGGACTGTCGCAGGAAGCCCTGGCGAAGAGCCTGGCGGTCGCGACCAACACCGTCTCGCGGTGGGAGACCGGAGCCTACAGGCCGTCGATCGAGGACCTGGACAAGCTGGCCCGCTTCTTCCGGGTCTCCGTGCTCGAGTTCTTCCCGCAGGAGGACCAACCGGCCAACGCCCCGGTGGCCGCCCTGCTGCGGGCGGCGAAGGACCTTCCCGAGCAAGACATCCTGGAGCTCCGCCGATTCGCTGAATTCCGCCAGGCCCAGGCGCTGCTTCGCGACGGCTCAAAGAAGCGGCCTGGCCGCAAGAGGAAGGAGGCCTGA
- a CDS encoding ImmA/IrrE family metallo-endopeptidase, whose translation MTRSQYYDRLRALAREVRLEHSLTSPRVTLSDMRRIYKAYGIRIVYWRHRMRKLRGAYFRDETGAHVMVDATLPDEQRIFTLAHELKHHLAGDDPAERSDDAAVSDPAEIGAEVFAAELIFPDQDFAAALGQAGVVLGVCPAEAIVRLKHDSRTTLSYAALAKKAVFLGFAPRGAFEKVFWKKLEENVYGEPLYKRINRRRQQRGSG comes from the coding sequence ATGACCCGTTCCCAGTACTACGACCGCCTGCGGGCCCTGGCCCGCGAGGTGAGGCTTGAGCACAGCCTCACAAGCCCGCGCGTCACCCTGTCCGACATGCGGCGGATCTACAAGGCGTACGGGATACGGATCGTCTACTGGCGGCACCGGATGCGGAAGCTGCGCGGCGCCTACTTCCGGGACGAGACGGGGGCGCACGTGATGGTAGACGCCACCCTGCCGGACGAGCAGCGGATCTTCACCCTGGCCCACGAACTCAAGCACCACCTGGCGGGCGACGACCCGGCGGAGCGGTCGGATGACGCCGCCGTGAGCGACCCCGCCGAGATCGGCGCGGAGGTCTTCGCCGCCGAGCTCATATTCCCCGACCAGGACTTCGCCGCCGCCCTCGGACAGGCGGGAGTCGTCTTGGGTGTATGCCCGGCGGAGGCCATCGTCCGCCTCAAGCACGACAGCAGGACCACGCTGAGCTATGCCGCGCTCGCCAAGAAGGCTGTCTTCCTGGGATTCGCCCCGAGGGGCGCCTTCGAGAAGGTGTTCTGGAAGAAACTCGAGGAGAACGTCTATGGAGAGCCGCTGTACAAGCGGATTAACCGCCGCCGGCAGCAACGCGGGAGCGGCTGA